Part of the Oscillibacter hominis genome is shown below.
ACGGACACATCCAATGTGTCCAAATCCGCCGTGGGGATGTAGGGCGGGTTGCAGACGATGCAGCGGAACTCCCCCATGGAGACAGGCTTTGACGCGGCGTCCGCCCGGACAGAGACCACCCGGCCGGACAGGCCGCACCGGCGGATGTTCTGGCGGCAGACCTTCAGCGCCTCCTCCGACAGCTCCGCCAGCACCACATGGGCCTGGGGCGTGTGGGCGGCCACCGCCAGCCCCACGCAGCCGCTCCCGGCGCACAGGTCCAGCACCCGGCACTCCCCCTGGTCCTTCAGATAGGAGATGGCCTCCGAGGCCAGCACCTCCGTGTCGGTCCGGGGGATCAGCACATGGCGGGAGATGTCCAGGGGCAGGGCGTAAAACTCCCACTCGCCGATGAGGTAGGCCACCGGCTCGCCCTTTAAGTGGCGCTCTAACAGCTCCCGTGCCCGCTGCTCAATGGCGGGGGAA
Proteins encoded:
- the prmC gene encoding peptide chain release factor N(5)-glutamine methyltransferase, which translates into the protein MAVTYNNLYLDLRRQLKAAGVEMPTLEARELTCFAAGKTREELYRDGALYASPAIEQRARELLERHLKGEPVAYLIGEWEFYALPLDISRHVLIPRTDTEVLASEAISYLKDQGECRVLDLCAGSGCVGLAVAAHTPQAHVVLAELSEEALKVCRQNIRRCGLSGRVVSVRADAASKPVSMGEFRCIVCNPPYIPTADLDTLDVSVRDYEPRMALDGGPDGYRFYRLISELWRQALAPGGRLYFEVGVGQADEVLRIMRSQGFGDIQIVRDTAGIPRVVYGTLCTEI